The Halomicronema hongdechloris C2206 genome includes a window with the following:
- a CDS encoding META domain-containing protein: MTACSTIAMAWAQPTMASPINLWVGPEQVPCFQAADGNCLLVRQVPQSHYSLWPHAIAGFTYAAGYHYQLQVRPPDAETTAWTLVELIEQSLAPGPLEAYLWQLHRYYTSAGEVVKVLPSTTLTLEFALPNQMRGTTGCNDIQGNYQRQSQRLTLTVDSSTLFYCPEPGYMAQEVAYLNALTRTVHFQVENRELQLLDASHTPLLTFHAQVASGPALAYRLWELRGLVDHQGNWVPPLRQSRVTLIFDNQGGAIGFAGCNPFMATYERQASQLHIQSPMLGRRYCPQPEGIMTQETLFLEWLEVTASFEVRGNQLDLKTDQGKRVASFRQIVPMEEETTGNLSGSVAENSNGL; this comes from the coding sequence ATGACAGCATGCTCAACCATTGCCATGGCTTGGGCTCAACCGACCATGGCATCCCCAATTAATCTATGGGTTGGTCCTGAACAAGTGCCCTGTTTTCAGGCTGCTGATGGCAATTGCTTGCTGGTTCGCCAGGTACCCCAATCCCATTACAGCCTGTGGCCCCATGCGATTGCCGGCTTCACCTATGCAGCGGGTTACCACTACCAGCTACAGGTGCGGCCCCCGGACGCAGAAACCACGGCCTGGACTCTGGTAGAGCTCATCGAGCAATCTTTGGCTCCGGGGCCTCTAGAGGCCTATCTTTGGCAGTTGCATAGGTATTACACGTCAGCTGGAGAGGTGGTAAAGGTTTTACCGAGCACGACCCTCACCCTGGAGTTTGCCTTGCCGAATCAGATGCGCGGAACCACCGGTTGCAACGATATTCAAGGGAACTATCAGCGCCAATCCCAGCGCCTCACTCTAACGGTTGACAGCTCTACCCTGTTTTACTGTCCTGAACCAGGCTATATGGCTCAGGAAGTAGCCTATCTCAATGCCCTGACCAGGACAGTCCATTTTCAGGTGGAGAATCGTGAATTACAGTTACTGGATGCCAGCCATACCCCGCTGTTGACGTTTCATGCCCAGGTGGCTTCTGGGCCAGCCTTAGCCTATAGACTCTGGGAGTTGCGGGGATTGGTGGATCACCAGGGGAACTGGGTACCGCCTCTGCGGCAAAGCCGGGTAACCCTTATCTTTGACAATCAGGGGGGGGCCATTGGGTTTGCTGGCTGTAATCCTTTCATGGCGACCTATGAACGGCAGGCGTCGCAGCTTCACATCCAGTCCCCAATGCTGGGACGTCGCTACTGCCCCCAGCCTGAGGGAATTATGACCCAGGAAACATTATTTTTAGAATGGTTAGAGGTCACTGCCAGCTTTGAGGTGCGTGGTAACCAGTTAGATCTCAAAACAGACCAGGGGAAACGGGTTGCTAGTTTTAGGCAAATTGTTCCCATGGAGGAGGAAACAACGGGTAATTTGTCGGGGAGCGTCGCTGAGAATAGCAATGGATTATAG
- a CDS encoding YihY/virulence factor BrkB family protein has product MPWKSRWVKLIGRTCLKWQQDDCLSMGAALAYYALFSLFPIILVILSIVGIFIGPNTYAYNQIIVFTSQALPPDAFEVVQETLLRLHEDSTGASIVGFIVLLFTASGFFGALSRSFDKIWRTESSLGKRGHIVWAVVNVVWQRLFAFILVLSSTSLIFLSLLLNIAIDMFLAILEQFSSQLALPPIDQVTLLPWLQWGVSFVLLTLVVMVLFKVLPSTRVAWGDIWLGALVTALLLVGLQQLISNSVISLGSRFRSYGVIGGVMVLMLWIYLTSQVFFFGGELTYVYARLFGSRRPPPMDPESASVSDGERVDSLT; this is encoded by the coding sequence ATGCCCTGGAAGTCACGGTGGGTTAAGCTAATTGGCCGCACTTGCCTGAAGTGGCAACAGGACGACTGCTTATCAATGGGGGCGGCGCTAGCCTATTACGCTTTATTTTCGCTGTTTCCCATTATTCTGGTCATCCTCAGCATTGTCGGTATTTTTATCGGCCCCAATACCTACGCCTACAACCAGATTATTGTCTTTACCAGCCAAGCCTTACCACCAGATGCCTTTGAGGTGGTGCAGGAGACCCTGTTGCGGTTGCATGAAGATAGCACTGGGGCCAGCATCGTCGGCTTCATCGTGCTGTTGTTTACGGCTAGCGGTTTCTTTGGTGCCCTCAGTCGTTCCTTCGATAAGATCTGGCGGACGGAGTCTTCTCTGGGCAAACGCGGGCATATTGTCTGGGCAGTCGTGAATGTGGTCTGGCAGCGTCTATTTGCGTTCATTCTTGTGCTCAGTTCTACCAGCTTGATCTTTCTATCGCTGCTGCTCAATATCGCCATCGATATGTTCCTGGCCATCCTAGAGCAGTTCAGCTCCCAACTGGCGCTTCCTCCCATTGACCAGGTCACCCTGTTGCCTTGGTTGCAATGGGGAGTATCATTTGTCCTGTTGACGCTGGTGGTGATGGTGCTCTTCAAGGTACTGCCCTCTACCCGGGTGGCTTGGGGGGATATCTGGCTCGGGGCCTTGGTCACGGCGTTGCTGCTAGTGGGATTGCAGCAGTTAATTAGTAACAGTGTGATTAGCCTAGGTAGTCGTTTTCGCTCCTATGGGGTGATTGGGGGGGTGATGGTACTGATGCTGTGGATTTACCTCACCAGCCAGGTCTTTTTCTTCGGCGGCGAACTGACCTATGTCTATGCTCGCCTCTTCGGCAGTCGTCGCCCACCTCCCATGGATCCCGAATCAGCGTCTGTATCTGACGGCGAGAGGGTGGATTCCCTGACTTAA
- a CDS encoding glycosyltransferase family 4 protein produces MEKDTDSMARAPLRLLLLSTPVGPLGSGLGGGVELTLNVLSQELARRGHTLRLVAPEGSTLGAMAIEQVPGTWQPTAHTQGPQVPIVLPPDSVLAAMWDYGRQVQADYDLLVNLAYDWLPFYLTPFFRRPIAHFVSMGCLSDAMAAAVTTVGERFPGTLGVYTRTQAATFPQPDQFRCLSSAVDLTCYEFCGNPGPELVWLGRISPEKGLEDAVAAAAQSQMPLKILGKLEDQAYWDHICQRYPQAPIEYLGFLPTHQLQAVVRRCRALLMTPRWLEAFGNVAIEALACGVPVIAYRRGGPAEIVQQGKTGWLVEPDHVAGLVDAIARLDQLDRRACRQQAEAEYSLSALGNRFEAWFRDILARYGTDK; encoded by the coding sequence ATGGAAAAAGATACCGATTCCATGGCAAGGGCACCGCTACGATTGCTATTACTATCGACTCCCGTCGGTCCGTTGGGCTCTGGGTTAGGCGGTGGGGTGGAATTGACCTTGAACGTTCTCAGCCAAGAGCTGGCTCGGCGAGGGCACACGTTGCGATTGGTAGCCCCGGAGGGATCCACTCTGGGAGCTATGGCCATTGAGCAGGTGCCGGGGACCTGGCAGCCGACGGCCCACACCCAGGGACCGCAGGTGCCGATCGTCTTGCCCCCAGACTCAGTGCTGGCAGCCATGTGGGACTATGGCCGTCAGGTGCAAGCTGACTATGATCTATTGGTGAATTTGGCCTACGATTGGTTGCCCTTCTATTTGACCCCCTTTTTCCGGCGTCCCATTGCCCATTTTGTCAGTATGGGATGTCTCAGTGATGCTATGGCAGCAGCAGTTACCACGGTGGGGGAGCGATTTCCTGGTACCCTTGGTGTTTATACTCGCACCCAAGCAGCTACTTTCCCGCAGCCAGATCAGTTTCGCTGTCTTAGCAGCGCCGTTGATCTGACTTGCTATGAATTTTGCGGCAATCCGGGGCCAGAGTTAGTCTGGTTAGGCCGTATTTCTCCGGAGAAGGGCTTGGAGGATGCGGTGGCGGCGGCAGCCCAGAGTCAAATGCCCCTGAAGATTTTGGGTAAGTTAGAAGACCAGGCCTACTGGGATCATATTTGCCAACGCTATCCCCAGGCTCCCATAGAGTACTTGGGGTTTTTGCCTACCCACCAGCTGCAGGCAGTAGTGCGGCGGTGTCGGGCCTTGCTGATGACCCCGCGTTGGCTGGAAGCCTTCGGTAATGTCGCCATTGAAGCATTGGCCTGTGGGGTGCCGGTGATTGCCTATCGCCGTGGCGGTCCGGCCGAGATCGTGCAGCAGGGCAAGACGGGGTGGCTGGTGGAGCCAGATCACGTGGCTGGCTTGGTGGATGCGATCGCACGTCTTGATCAGCTCGATCGCCGTGCCTGTCGCCAGCAAGCCGAGGCCGAATACTCCCTCTCGGCCCTAGGGAATCGCTTTGAAGCCTGGTTCCGAGACATTTTGGCTCGCTATGGGACTGACAAGTAA
- a CDS encoding peptidoglycan-binding protein gives MVQRSTLLATICLAVFGSLPEGIANASLAINTDATVASAYELAQASPTEPTANPNAPASPEGILLAPGMKGNEVMLLQLQLQRLGFYSDAVDGIYGPATQEAVADFQREIGVSPTGVLDQLTWQRIQSPQFVPSTELPSGDESTASPPAADTPTDTAPPEETSPPATEAPAPTTSTESETESESETAEAPLAAEEAEAAPAAENGNPFTWLMLGLLALLIIVSGGILLVLFLRRPQKLSAPATKAKADTSVNQLPSAAAAAGNGTTEPSLQGQNGAAANPKTLLADASPRMSRVNIVNELIEELASPDAAKRRRAIWELGQRGNSTAIQPLVNLMLDADSKERSLILAALTEVSTRSLKPMNRALAMALQDPNAEVRQNAIRDLTRIYDLMGQASQMLSHVVAEDSDAEVKDTARWALEQLGRIRQLAGVDSTLTLGSTPQPTEQLQAVEDESEHPTPS, from the coding sequence ATGGTCCAACGTTCGACTCTACTCGCCACAATTTGTCTGGCTGTTTTTGGGAGTCTGCCTGAAGGGATTGCCAATGCCTCCCTAGCCATCAATACTGATGCAACAGTCGCATCGGCATACGAGTTAGCCCAGGCATCTCCCACTGAGCCAACAGCCAATCCAAACGCCCCGGCATCACCCGAGGGAATTTTGCTGGCTCCCGGAATGAAGGGCAATGAGGTGATGCTCTTACAACTGCAACTACAGCGGTTGGGGTTTTACAGTGATGCCGTCGATGGGATCTATGGACCGGCAACCCAAGAAGCCGTCGCTGACTTTCAGCGAGAGATTGGGGTGTCTCCTACCGGCGTCTTAGACCAACTGACCTGGCAACGGATTCAATCTCCTCAATTCGTGCCATCGACGGAGTTACCGTCTGGGGACGAATCGACTGCATCGCCGCCAGCTGCAGACACCCCCACTGACACTGCACCGCCTGAAGAGACCTCTCCCCCGGCGACAGAGGCTCCTGCCCCCACGACCTCTACCGAATCGGAAACCGAATCAGAATCAGAAACTGCAGAAGCGCCCTTGGCTGCAGAGGAGGCCGAGGCTGCTCCTGCCGCAGAGAACGGTAATCCCTTTACCTGGCTGATGCTGGGATTGCTAGCCCTGCTGATTATCGTCAGTGGTGGCATCCTGCTGGTCCTATTCTTGCGACGACCTCAAAAGCTTTCAGCGCCAGCAACGAAGGCCAAAGCCGACACCTCGGTCAACCAGTTACCCAGTGCTGCTGCCGCTGCGGGTAACGGAACTACTGAGCCCAGCCTCCAGGGACAAAATGGGGCAGCAGCAAACCCCAAAACCCTGCTGGCTGATGCGTCGCCTCGCATGAGTCGGGTTAATATTGTCAATGAATTAATCGAAGAGCTAGCCAGCCCTGATGCAGCTAAGCGCCGACGAGCCATTTGGGAACTGGGGCAGCGGGGAAACTCTACTGCGATTCAACCCCTAGTGAATTTGATGCTAGATGCTGATTCGAAGGAGCGCAGCTTGATCCTAGCTGCTCTGACGGAGGTTAGTACCCGCTCGCTGAAGCCGATGAATCGAGCTCTGGCTATGGCCCTACAGGATCCCAATGCCGAAGTCCGTCAAAATGCCATTCGGGATCTGACCCGGATTTACGACTTAATGGGGCAGGCCAGTCAGATGCTAAGCCATGTGGTCGCTGAAGATAGTGATGCTGAGGTAAAAGATACGGCTCGGTGGGCCTTAGAGCAATTAGGGCGGATTCGCCAGCTAGCAGGAGTTGATTCTACCCTCACTCTCGGCAGTACTCCTCAGCCGACGGAACAATTGCAAGCAGTAGAGGATGAATCTGAGCATCCTACTCCATCCTAG
- a CDS encoding DMT family transporter, whose protein sequence is MDSTATPSRPIKGLALIAPFFLWGTAMVAMKGIITTTTPLFLASLRLMPAGVLVLLAASWMGRPQPKSWQAWGWVLGFAVIDGCLFQGCLAQGLVHTGAGLGSVMIDSQPLAVALLARWLFAERIGLLGWLGLTIGLLGISLLGLPDEWIWTWLGGRFPTLDGAIGQLSVQAFLTHGEWLMLLAALSMAVGTVMVPYVARHADPVVATGWHMVLGGLPLLAWSVFSETDQWQYLDWSGWMAILYSTVFGSALAYGLFFYLAAQGNLTSLSALTFLTPVFALLFSNLFLAEVLSWLQWTGVSLTLVSIYLINQRETLLQWIRQWLEPPIEPLAEPVSLDSDPSETSSLKSGR, encoded by the coding sequence ATGGATTCAACTGCAACACCATCCCGCCCGATTAAGGGACTTGCCTTAATCGCCCCATTTTTTCTCTGGGGCACGGCCATGGTGGCGATGAAAGGAATCATTACCACGACGACCCCACTTTTCCTGGCATCCCTACGCCTAATGCCAGCCGGAGTCTTAGTGTTGTTGGCAGCGAGCTGGATGGGGCGTCCCCAACCCAAGTCTTGGCAAGCCTGGGGCTGGGTACTGGGCTTTGCTGTTATTGACGGCTGCTTATTTCAAGGATGTCTGGCCCAGGGTTTAGTGCACACTGGGGCGGGTCTGGGCTCGGTGATGATCGACTCCCAACCCTTAGCCGTAGCCTTGCTGGCCCGATGGTTATTTGCTGAACGCATCGGTTTACTGGGGTGGTTGGGGCTAACAATAGGGCTCCTGGGAATCAGCCTGCTGGGGCTACCCGACGAATGGATCTGGACTTGGTTAGGGGGACGTTTTCCGACCTTAGATGGCGCCATCGGTCAGCTATCGGTGCAAGCCTTCCTCACCCATGGGGAATGGTTGATGTTACTGGCAGCCCTATCCATGGCCGTGGGAACGGTAATGGTCCCTTACGTGGCCCGACATGCGGACCCCGTAGTAGCCACTGGCTGGCATATGGTGTTGGGTGGACTACCGCTACTAGCTTGGTCCGTCTTCAGTGAGACAGACCAATGGCAATACCTAGATTGGTCTGGTTGGATGGCAATTCTCTACTCCACTGTGTTTGGCAGTGCCTTAGCCTATGGCCTGTTTTTCTATTTGGCGGCCCAGGGTAATCTCACCAGTCTGAGTGCCCTCACCTTTCTAACGCCAGTGTTTGCCCTGCTCTTTAGCAACCTGTTCCTAGCAGAGGTCTTGAGTTGGCTGCAGTGGACCGGTGTCAGCCTGACCCTAGTGAGTATTTACCTGATCAACCAGCGAGAGACTTTGCTGCAGTGGATACGACAATGGCTAGAGCCTCCCATAGAGCCCTTGGCCGAGCCAGTGTCCCTGGACTCTGACCCTAGCGAAACCTCCTCCCTCAAATCCGGCAGGTGA
- the sppA gene encoding signal peptide peptidase SppA → MIWPFKPRVRKSIARIEIAGAIATSMRKRVLKALKEVEERKFPALLLRIDSPGGTVGDSQEIYSALTRLRKTTKIVASFGNIAASGGVYIGMGAEHIMANPGTITGSIGVILRGNNLERLLDKVGVSFKVIKSGPYKDILAFDRELTPSEKVILQELIDVSYSQFVKTIAEARSLSEETVKSFADGRIFTGEQAQHLGIVDRLGSEYGAQRWAAELAGLDPDKAACITLEDRKPLWTRLIPGRQESLATPPILNQVQSSLDWLDFELTTSGLPLWLYRP, encoded by the coding sequence ATGATTTGGCCATTTAAGCCGAGAGTCCGTAAGTCTATTGCTCGTATCGAGATTGCTGGTGCGATCGCAACCTCCATGCGCAAACGGGTGCTCAAGGCCCTCAAAGAAGTAGAAGAGCGCAAATTTCCAGCTCTGTTGCTCCGCATCGATAGCCCCGGTGGTACCGTTGGCGACTCCCAAGAGATCTACAGTGCACTTACGCGCCTGCGGAAAACGACCAAGATAGTTGCCAGCTTCGGCAATATTGCCGCCTCTGGGGGCGTTTACATTGGCATGGGAGCCGAACATATTATGGCCAATCCCGGCACTATCACAGGCAGCATTGGCGTCATCCTTAGGGGCAACAACCTAGAACGCCTGCTAGACAAAGTTGGAGTCTCCTTCAAGGTTATTAAGTCAGGCCCCTACAAAGATATCCTGGCCTTCGACCGCGAACTAACCCCCTCGGAGAAGGTTATTCTGCAAGAGCTCATTGACGTCAGCTATAGCCAGTTCGTCAAAACCATTGCAGAGGCTCGCAGCCTCAGCGAAGAGACCGTGAAGAGTTTCGCCGATGGCCGCATCTTTACTGGCGAACAAGCCCAGCATCTGGGTATTGTCGATCGCCTCGGTAGCGAATATGGCGCTCAGCGGTGGGCTGCTGAGTTAGCCGGCCTAGACCCCGACAAAGCCGCCTGCATCACCCTAGAAGATAGAAAACCCCTATGGACTCGCTTGATTCCAGGACGGCAAGAGAGTTTAGCCACACCACCCATTCTTAATCAAGTGCAATCTTCCCTAGACTGGCTAGACTTTGAATTGACGACCAGTGGTCTACCCCTATGGTTGTATCGACCCTAG
- the aroH gene encoding chorismate mutase: protein MDWQVRAIRGAITVPDNTAKAIGDAVHELLEILETRNHLDPNCIISATFSVTRDLDAIFPAAVARQRPHWDNVPLLDVQQMHVEGSLPRCIRLLIHAQLPAFHAEVQHIYLRGAKDLRPDWSISPITLTPSSRD from the coding sequence GTGGACTGGCAAGTTCGGGCGATTCGTGGAGCAATTACGGTTCCAGATAACACAGCCAAAGCAATTGGAGATGCCGTTCACGAACTCTTAGAGATCCTGGAAACCCGGAATCACCTTGACCCCAACTGCATCATTAGTGCCACCTTTTCAGTCACCCGCGATCTCGATGCAATTTTTCCAGCCGCCGTTGCTAGACAGCGTCCTCACTGGGATAATGTGCCTCTACTCGATGTACAGCAGATGCATGTGGAAGGTAGCTTACCCCGCTGTATTCGCTTATTGATTCACGCGCAATTACCCGCGTTCCATGCCGAGGTACAGCACATCTACCTGCGAGGCGCCAAAGATCTGCGACCCGATTGGAGTATTTCCCCCATTACTCTCACACCCTCTAGTCGTGATTAA
- the crtR gene encoding beta-carotene hydroxylase: MSAAAESLTISKAVPSELLKADGGLSLNLLMFLGAVGLITVSSLGYFLWDLPGWCVFFMNVLSLHLAGTVIHDASHHAAHRSRFLNAALGHGSALLLGFSFPVFTRVHMQHHVHVNDPENDPDHFVSTGGPLWLIAARFFYHEVYFFQRRLWRRWELWEWCLGRLAVVVLVIAAWRFDFLAYIFNFWFSPALVVGIALGLFFDYLPHRPFKERDRWKNARVYPSGVLNLLIMGQNYHLVHHLWPSIPWYKYKPAYEVMKPLLDAKGCPQSLGLFRGKDFFGFLYDVFLGIRFHHSQSKKKS; this comes from the coding sequence ATGTCGGCGGCAGCCGAATCTCTGACCATTTCCAAGGCAGTCCCTTCGGAATTGTTGAAGGCAGATGGTGGATTAAGCCTCAACCTGCTGATGTTTCTAGGCGCCGTAGGACTGATAACCGTTTCCTCTCTTGGCTATTTCCTTTGGGATCTCCCTGGCTGGTGTGTCTTCTTCATGAATGTGCTGTCGCTGCATCTAGCGGGCACGGTTATCCATGATGCTTCTCACCATGCAGCCCATCGCAGTCGATTCTTGAATGCGGCTTTAGGCCATGGCAGTGCTCTCTTGCTAGGGTTCTCATTTCCAGTGTTCACGCGGGTGCACATGCAGCACCATGTCCATGTGAATGACCCTGAGAATGATCCAGACCACTTTGTTTCGACGGGCGGACCGTTATGGCTGATTGCCGCTCGTTTCTTCTATCACGAAGTTTACTTCTTTCAACGCCGCCTTTGGCGCCGCTGGGAACTGTGGGAGTGGTGTCTGGGGCGCTTAGCCGTAGTCGTGCTGGTGATTGCGGCCTGGCGATTTGACTTTCTAGCTTATATATTTAATTTTTGGTTTTCTCCGGCATTAGTGGTAGGGATTGCCTTGGGGCTCTTTTTTGACTATTTGCCTCATCGCCCCTTCAAGGAGCGAGATCGTTGGAAAAATGCTCGGGTCTATCCCAGTGGGGTACTGAACCTGTTGATCATGGGTCAGAATTATCATTTAGTCCATCATCTTTGGCCCTCTATTCCTTGGTATAAGTACAAACCAGCCTATGAGGTCATGAAGCCTTTGCTGGATGCTAAGGGTTGTCCTCAATCCTTAGGACTTTTCCGAGGGAAGGATTTCTTTGGTTTTCTCTATGATGTGTTTCTAGGGATTCGGTTTCATCACAGCCAGTCTAAGAAGAAGTCTTAA